In candidate division WOR-3 bacterium, the following are encoded in one genomic region:
- a CDS encoding nickel-dependent hydrogenase large subunit, whose translation MSEINSKFEIRNPKYRVVPIGPYHPLQEEPEFFKLIVEGEKVVDLEINLGYNHRGHEYIAQTMTFDQVPFLVERICGICSDSHPYAYCLAVEDICGIKPPPRAQYIRTIIGELERIHSHYLWLGLAGHFIGYNTVWMWVWRYREPLLDLFELIMGNRNHYAINKIGGARRDILPEDYPKIEEYLNLIEEKTAMFTKAILDDPVIRARLEGVGILKKEDAIAYGVLGPTARGSGVAIDVRKDDPYDAYDKVDWNIVVFEEGDVLAKAKVRLLECFESIKIVRQCLKNMPEGPIETKIEEIPPGEGIGRHEAPRGEVFHYVRSDGSNMPVRHKIRAPSYMNIASNVAAVKGYSIADAALILAAVDPCYCCTERTAVYENGKKKYTGKDLLKLSYMKTEELRRKYRR comes from the coding sequence ATGAGTGAGATAAATTCGAAATTCGAAATCCGAAATCCGAAATATCGGGTGGTGCCTATCGGACCCTATCATCCCCTTCAGGAAGAACCTGAATTTTTCAAACTGATTGTTGAGGGTGAGAAGGTGGTTGATTTAGAAATAAATCTCGGTTACAACCATCGTGGTCACGAGTATATTGCCCAGACCATGACCTTTGACCAGGTCCCATTTCTTGTGGAGCGAATATGCGGGATCTGTTCTGATTCCCACCCTTATGCCTATTGCCTGGCAGTTGAGGATATCTGCGGTATCAAACCGCCGCCCCGGGCTCAGTATATTAGAACGATTATTGGCGAACTGGAGAGAATACACTCCCATTACCTATGGCTTGGTCTTGCTGGTCATTTCATTGGTTATAATACAGTCTGGATGTGGGTGTGGCGTTATCGCGAACCCTTGCTTGATTTATTTGAACTTATCATGGGCAATCGCAACCATTATGCAATAAACAAGATTGGTGGCGCAAGAAGGGATATACTGCCTGAAGACTATCCAAAGATTGAAGAATATTTGAATTTGATTGAAGAGAAAACAGCAATGTTTACAAAGGCAATTCTTGACGATCCGGTGATTCGAGCGAGACTTGAAGGGGTGGGAATTTTGAAAAAAGAGGATGCGATCGCCTATGGAGTATTGGGTCCGACTGCCCGAGGTTCGGGTGTGGCTATTGATGTCCGTAAAGATGATCCATACGATGCCTATGATAAAGTAGACTGGAATATCGTAGTATTTGAAGAAGGGGATGTTCTCGCAAAGGCAAAAGTGAGATTGTTGGAGTGTTTTGAATCAATAAAGATTGTGCGTCAGTGTCTCAAAAATATGCCAGAGGGTCCAATTGAAACAAAGATTGAGGAAATACCACCCGGGGAAGGGATTGGTCGTCATGAGGCCCCTCGGGGTGAGGTCTTCCACTATGTGCGTTCTGATGGTTCAAACATGCCTGTGCGTCATAAAATTCGGGCGCCGAGTTATATGAACATTGCTTCAAATGTTGCGGCGGTTAAAGGTTATTCAATTGCTGATGCGGCTCTAATTTTGGCTGCGGTTGATCCGTGCTATTGTTGTACTGAGCGAACGGCTGTTTATGAAAATGGTAAAAAGAAATATACGGGCAAGGATTTGCTTAAACTATCTTATATGAAGACGGAAGAACTAAGAAGAAAATATCGAAGATGA
- the nuoB gene encoding NADH-quinone oxidoreductase subunit NuoB, translating into MGNFKLWGLKKSPWVFHVAAASCNNCDIEILDVLTPRWDVERFGIVLVGSPRHADALLVTGVLNRKSLPRVLRVYEETPKPCLVIGVGTCTCHCHMFEKSYNVVGPYDKHLPIDVYIPGCPPKPEAIIMGVVKALQRLK; encoded by the coding sequence ATGGGAAATTTCAAACTCTGGGGATTAAAAAAATCGCCCTGGGTTTTTCATGTTGCGGCTGCTTCCTGTAATAATTGTGATATTGAAATTTTGGATGTTTTGACCCCAAGATGGGATGTGGAAAGATTTGGGATCGTCCTTGTCGGTTCACCCCGACATGCCGATGCCTTACTCGTAACAGGGGTTCTAAATAGAAAGAGTTTACCAAGGGTATTACGGGTTTATGAAGAAACCCCTAAACCTTGTTTGGTGATTGGTGTTGGAACCTGCACCTGTCATTGTCATATGTTTGAAAAATCTTATAATGTCGTCGGTCCTTATGATAAGCATCTGCCGATTGATGTCTATATCCCAGGTTGTCCTCCGAAACCGGAAGCGATAATTATGGGGGTGGTAAAGGCTTTGCAGAGATTGAAATGA
- a CDS encoding NADH-quinone oxidoreductase subunit C, translated as MKKEYSEAILNEIKNKFPGVEIKIHSPRRTYIRINRDRVYDFARYLFYDLGCRLSIATGIDTHAGIEILYHFSHDPSGTYYNIKTVVPKDDPKIKSLADFLPAANWIEREIHELLGVDFIGHPNLIPLLTSDDWPEGTYPLRRDYE; from the coding sequence ATGAAGAAGGAATATTCCGAGGCGATATTAAATGAGATAAAGAACAAATTCCCGGGGGTTGAAATTAAAATCCATTCTCCAAGGCGGACTTATATCCGAATAAATCGGGATCGCGTTTATGATTTTGCTCGATATCTCTTTTATGATTTGGGTTGCCGATTATCCATTGCTACCGGGATTGACACCCATGCAGGGATAGAAATATTATATCATTTTTCTCATGACCCAAGCGGCACATACTATAATATCAAAACAGTCGTCCCTAAAGATGACCCAAAGATTAAGAGTCTTGCTGATTTTCTCCCCGCCGCCAACTGGATTGAAAGAGAGATTCACGAATTGCTTGGGGTTGATTTTATCGGCCATCCAAATCTCATTCCACTTTTAACTTCAGATGATTGGCCCGAAGGGACATATCCATTGAGGAGAGACTATGAGTGA